A single region of the Lepus europaeus isolate LE1 chromosome 1, mLepTim1.pri, whole genome shotgun sequence genome encodes:
- the PNRC2 gene encoding LOW QUALITY PROTEIN: proline-rich nuclear receptor coactivator 2 (The sequence of the model RefSeq protein was modified relative to this genomic sequence to represent the inferred CDS: inserted 1 base in 1 codon), producing the protein MGGAEKQAIPAPQSRDASKNQQQLNRQKTKAQNSQMQIVAKERERGHGYNSSAAAWQTMGDGGENKRFPDNENWNSNLSSPXLIFKLQANQNYAGAKVSEQPSPSVLPKPPSRRVSVSFNLSDKEIMTFNFKLYLKYMYKIKC; encoded by the exons ATGGGTGGTGCAGAGAAGCAGGCCATTCCAGCCCCTCAATCTAGAGATGCCAGCAAGAACCAACAACAgctcaacagacagaagaccaaGGCTCAGAATTCCCAGATGCAGATTGTTgctaaggaaagagaaagaggccaTGGTTATAACTCGTCAGCAGCCGCATGGCAGACCATGGGAGATGGAGGGGAGAACAAAAGGTTCCCAGATAATGAAAACTGGAACTCGAACTTGTCAAGTC AACTTATTTTTAAGCTGCAAGCTAATCAGAACTATGCTGGAGCCAAAGTCAGTGAGCAGCCATCACCAAGTGTTCTTCCCAAACCACCAAGCCGCCGGGTTTCTGTTTCCTTTaatctttcagataaagaaataatgacattCAACTTTAAACTTTACTTAAAGTACATGTATAAGATAAAGTGCTAA